CAATTCGTAATGTGACATTAGATAATagattcataaataaaaaataataaatattatctaatcttttaatactatataattaGATTATGGGAAGAATTACtctttttaatgtttattttggGGGTGTTTGGAAAGATATTTTATACGAGGGCAGTAAGTCTTAAGGTGACGGTGGCGGCCTCTATCTATTCAATTCCGTGtggcaattgaactccaacatAAGATATTTTTTCGGTGTTTTTTAAAGTCTTGTGACGGGGCCTTTTTTCAACTCCAAGATATTTATATGCCCTCCTGACCGCAGCCAGCTCCATCCACAGCCACAgccaaaaaaaggaaattatatatGCTCTTTCAATATCACTCATCACGTACCTTTAATATGATCACTTATATCATGGCTACCATCTTTGCCTGCTTGCTTCTCTTTATCTTCTTTCTATTATGGAAGAGCACAGCCCAAAAAACTGCACCTCAAAGCAGACTTCCACCAGAAGTTGGTGGTGCATGGCCTATGATAGGCCACCTCCACCTATTAGCAAGGTCAAAACCTGCTCATATAACCTTAGGTTATATGGCTGACAAGTATGGACCAATCTTTACCATTAGGTTGGGAGTGCATAAAGCTATAGTGGTCAGCAATTCAGAAATAGCCAAAGAGTGTTTTACTACCAAAGACAAAGTCTTTGCCAACCGTCCAAAAGCTATGGCAGTAGAACTCATGGGCTATAACTATGCCCTATTCGCTTTCAGCCCTTACGGTTCCTATTGGCGCCAAGTTCGAAGAATAACCACACTTGAACTCCTTTCAAATCAACGCCTTGAGATGTTCAAGCACATCCGAGAATCGGAGGTAAACATAGcaataaaggaaacatataAACTCCTAGTCAATAACAACAAGCACGTGTTGGTGGACATGAATAGATGGTTCGACAAGATCACGCTAAACATGGTGTTTAGGATGGTTGTAGGGAAGCGATTTGCTTGGGTTGCCACCGAGGATGAGGATGAAGTAAATGATCTTGGGTACCAGAAGACATTGAAAGATATTTCCATGTTGATTGGAAAGTTTGTGGTGTCAGATGCCTTACCATATCTAAGGTGGTTGGACTTGGGTGGGGACAAAAGGGCCATGAAAAAAGTCGCAAGAGAAATAGATCATGTGCTTAAAGGTTTGCTAGAAGAACATAAGCAAAGAAATCTCTCGAGTGAGGTGAAGAATGCACCCCAGGACTTTATGGATGTATTGCTATCCATTGTCACAGATAACATAGAAATTTCCAATTTTGATGCTGATACAATTACAAAAGCAACTTGTCTGGTATGATCATTAATTATTGTTTCATTAGCCAAGATGATATCTAATTTTACAAAGAGTGTTTTAAAGGGATATTCTTATTGATATCTAATTTTACATCTTTTGTAGAACCTTATCTTAGGGGGCACAGATACAACAGCTGTGACCATGACGTGGGCTCTCTCTCTACTTCTTAACAATCGAGAGGCTCTAAAGAAAGTCCAACAAGAACTAGACGTCCAGGTTGGTAAGGAAAGGCAAGTGAAGGATTCAGACATACAAAACCTAACCTATCTCCAAGCTGTCATCAAAGAAACAATGCGCTTATACCCTGCTGGCCCACTTGGTGTGCCGCACGAGTCTAGCGAAGATTGTGCTTTGGCTGGTTACCATGTCCCAGCTGGCACACGTCTTCTCGTTAATCTATCAAAGATCCATCGAGACCCAAACTTGTGGCAGGATCCAACAGAGTTTCATCCAGAAAGATTCCTTACTACCCATAAAGATATCAATATTAGGGGTCAGAATTTTGAATTGATGCCATTTGGTAGTGGTAGAAGAGTTTGCCCCGGAATGTCGCTTGGGTTACAACTGATTCAACTCACACTTTCTACCTTCTTACATGCTTTTGACATCTCAACTCCATCAGCTAAATCAGTAGATATGGTTGAGAAAGCTGGAATTGCCTCCATTAAAGCAACACCACTTGAAATCCATCTCACTCCACGCCTTCTTGAACAAGTATATGATGTATAATACTTTGAGTActtgatattaaataatttgtgTGAACAACTAGGATACATATTACCTAGCTAGGAATGTGTTCTagtgatgcatatatatatgcacacacaTTATGGATTCAATATGTGGATCTAATAAAAAAACCGTATCTTTGGGATTCGAGAAAACTCTAAAGAAGAACAATTATGTTCACTTTATAGATAATATGGTTGAGACTAATGCTatatgtagttgtgaagtgcaTAAGTCatgtataatcattttggaAAAGAGTTGGatcaactattaaaaaattaggtttgttttttttttttttgatctcgtattttctcacttttttcaatGGGATTGCATGATACTTGTGTACTCAACGactaaaaatatcatttctctatttttcaatttctcatgtTAAGATCATTGTCCAAATTTTATTAGCATAAATGTCGTATTTTAAACAAATCGCATCGGTGGGGATTATAATTTCATCCAAATCGCATCGGAGGGGattataatttcttatatttgttTCCTTGAAGAATGGATCTAGGCAAAAAGAAGATCTAGAAATACACCATAGCTTTAATGGATTTTCTTTTGATGATAAgggaaaattatatttctttcttGTGTATTAGCCTTGTATACccattttttcatcataaataaCAATTTTCGCAAAATTGCATGCCACATGTTTGATGCAAGTAGTACTTAAGCAGCCAAAATAATGTTTCTCGGTGATTATACAGTTAGGGGAGACAGAAGAACTTTTATAAGGAGGTGGGCAAACATTAATTATCATTCTTCAGACTGCGCGCATCTTTCTTCGTATGTTAAGAATTTTACCatctgaaaatataaaataaacatatGCAATTGTTAATGTTTGAAGAGATTAATTGTGTAGCCGCACGTTTTGTAATTCTCTCCTCCATTAATTATTATCATCGTTTTAATAATATCTTGTCCTATTATAATTAGATGATTTTCGGTTAGTGCCCGATGAAAggataatacttaaaataataacaGAAATGAAATAATTGCCCGGGATGTACAGTAATGGTTAATGGTGGTAAGTTCAAGTTTAACAGAAATGAAATTGCACGTTTTGCGGATTTGAATGGCTAATGGTGTTGGTTGATTGGTGGTAAGTTCATGTAATATCTCAtgtttacgtgtatttttattgaatgattatttaaattattataattagtggttcttttgttttaaattaaacttGATTTTCGTGGTATTATTttgtaacttccaagttatgaaatttaaataatgtgttttcttAGTCTCCTCTCAGGTTAGCTCTCCAGCAAAACTAGAGGTGGAGTTGTCTAGTGTTCAGTTTATCTCTTTTCAGTGCTATAGTTCAGTCTCCTCAAGTGGAGACCTTATATAGCTTCGTTATGTACGTAGGAGAGAGTCACAGTACTAAAGATCTGGAGGATCTATGGAAAAATTTAAAGCTAAtaggagaggaggaggaggtgataGAAATGGAGGGTAGCGGGAACGAAGATATACGACGGAAAGGTGAATTGAGTCTGATTGGGAGAGTATGCTCGGACAGAGTGATAGGGAAAGACTTGATAAGCAATACCATGGCAAGGATATGGAGGATCAGTAAGAAGGCTTCTTTCCAACAAGTTGACAAAAATACCTATGTTATTACTTTTGGAACACATGCGGATCTACATAGAGTTTTCGAAGGCAAACCTTGGTTTTTTGATAACGCAATGTTTCTCCTCATGCAATATGATGGAATAATGAAACCGGGAAAGATAGATTTCGATAGTGAAGTTTTCTGGATGCAAATCCATAACTTACCCTTGAGCTGCATGTCGGAGGAACGGGGTAACAAAATAGGGAAGACGGTGGACAAGGTAGTAGAAGTAGACGCGCAAGAGGATGGCATTGGATGGGGCAGATGGTTATGGGTCAAGGT
This is a stretch of genomic DNA from Carya illinoinensis cultivar Pawnee chromosome 15, C.illinoinensisPawnee_v1, whole genome shotgun sequence. It encodes these proteins:
- the LOC122297299 gene encoding cytochrome P450 CYP82D47-like, yielding MLFQYHSSRTFNMITYIMATIFACLLLFIFFLLWKSTAQKTAPQSRLPPEVGGAWPMIGHLHLLARSKPAHITLGYMADKYGPIFTIRLGVHKAIVVSNSEIAKECFTTKDKVFANRPKAMAVELMGYNYALFAFSPYGSYWRQVRRITTLELLSNQRLEMFKHIRESEVNIAIKETYKLLVNNNKHVLVDMNRWFDKITLNMVFRMVVGKRFAWVATEDEDEVNDLGYQKTLKDISMLIGKFVVSDALPYLRWLDLGGDKRAMKKVAREIDHVLKGLLEEHKQRNLSSEVKNAPQDFMDVLLSIVTDNIEISNFDADTITKATCLNLILGGTDTTAVTMTWALSLLLNNREALKKVQQELDVQVGKERQVKDSDIQNLTYLQAVIKETMRLYPAGPLGVPHESSEDCALAGYHVPAGTRLLVNLSKIHRDPNLWQDPTEFHPERFLTTHKDINIRGQNFELMPFGSGRRVCPGMSLGLQLIQLTLSTFLHAFDISTPSAKSVDMVEKAGIASIKATPLEIHLTPRLLEQVYDV